Part of the Paenarthrobacter sp. JL.01a genome is shown below.
CCCTGGACCTCGAGGCGCGCCTTCTTCTTCTCCAGGTAGGTGGAGTAGTTGCCCTCGTACGGGTAAAGGTGGCCACGGTCCACTTCTGCGATCCACTCAGCCACGTGGTCGAGGAAGTAACGGTCGTGGGTGACGGCGAGGACAGCACCGGGGTACTGGGACAGGTGCTGCTCGAGCCACAGAACGCTCTCGGCGTCCAGGTGGTTGGTGGGTTCGTCAAGGAGCAGGAGGTCGGGCTTCTGCAAAAGGAGCTTGCACAGGGCCACGCGGCGACGTTCACCACCGGAGAGGACGGTGACGTCGGCATCTGCAGGCGGGCAACGCAAGGCGTCCATGGCCTGCTCAAGCTGGGAATCGATGTCCCAGGCGTCAGCGGCGTCGATAGCTTCCTGGAGCTTGCCCATTTCATCGAGCAATGTGTCGTAGTCCGCGTCCGGGTTGGCCATCTCTTCCGAGATTTCGTTGAAGCGCTGGATCTTGCCGTAGATCTCGCCAACGCCTTCCTGGACGTTGCCCAGAACGGTCTTTTCCTCGTTCAGCGGCGGTTCCTGCAGGAGGATGCCCACGGTGTACCCGGGGCTCAGGCGGGCCTCGCCGTTGGAAGGGGTGTCCAGGCCGGCCATGATCTTGAGGATGGTGGACTTGCCAGCACCGTTCGGGCCGACGACGCCAATCTTCGCGCCGGGGTAGAACGACATGCTGACGTCGTCCAGAATAAGTTTGTCGCCAACGGCCTTGCGAGCCTTGGTCATCGTGTAAATGAATTCCGCCATGCCTTTAAATCTAATGGGTAGGCGTTCATAACTCACATTCGCACAACACAGGTGAACTACCGGGCGTCCCCTACGAAGCACTTCCCTGTCGCCAGAACGGGCAGCACCGTCACCACGACGCCTCCGTCACGTATCTGGCCCATGACGCAGGACTTGCCGGACAACGCGGCCGCCTCCATGGCGTCGACATCAAGCCCGGTTGGCGTTCGGCTGACCGATACCTCGAGGTTCCCCTCCGGGATGCCTGCCGATACCAGGGCAGCCCGCAGCGATTCCCTGTCCGGCTTGGGATTGCCCGCAACCAGGTTCTTCAGTGTGGACTCGACGGTCTTCGTGGTTGCCAGCACGGCAGGATCCGGGGTTTCCGTGGCGGAGGTACCTGCCGACGGATTCGCGCTGCTGACGCTTGTGCCGGGCGTGCCCGCGGGCTGCGTCGTCGAGCCGGCGGGCGTGGGAGCGGCAGGCGCGGCAGTGCATGCTGTCATCATCAGAATCGCCGAGGCGAGCATCAGCGCCCCTCCTGTTAGCCGGAGGCTGGTGGTGGAAGCCTGTGCAGCCCGGCCAGGTTTTGGTGTGGTTCCCCTGATTATCACCTAGCCATTGTGCCATTCACAGACGGCCTGGACCGGCGTAGCGTTTGCTGGGAGGTCATGAAAAGCCTGAAAAAGGGATGGAGCGGACGCGGTGGGTGGAGAAGTCGAAGATGCCGTTGCCTCAACCACCATCAATTCGCAGCCTGAAAAGGTCTGGGAAGCCCTGACGGATCCGGCGCTCATCAAGCAGTACTTTTTGGGGACCCATGTCACCACCACGTGGAAAGTGGGCGACCCGATTACCTACTCCGGCGAGTACCACGGCACCGGGTACAAGGACACAGGGACCGTCCTCGTTTTCGATCCGCCTGTGAGGCTGAAGACCACCCACTTCACTCCGTCCTCGGGACTTGCGGACATCCCCGAGAACCATCACACCGTGGAATACGTCCTGGACCGGACTCCGGGCGGCACCACCGTGACCATCACTCAAGGCAACAATTCAAGCGAGGACGAAGTTGCCTCCTCCACTGCCACGTGGGAACTGGTTTTGGGCAACCTGAAGGAATTCCTGGAGTCAGCCCCAGAAAAAAACACCCTCCTTGGAGGTAACCAAGGAGGGTGATCTGTGCCCCAGGAGGGAATCGAACCCCCGACCGGCGGATTAGAAGGCCGCTGCTCTATCCCCTGAGCTACTGGGGCGCACTGACTCGAGGACCACATGGGCCGTCTGCGCCACAAAGAGTTTACATGCGATACTTGGTCGCTCCGAATCTCCACGCTGGACGCGTCCAGTCCTCAACACCTGTGCTTTTGCCAAAGTTATGCACATAGCCAGGACAAGCGCTGCCGTTCAAAGCGATGCTCCACGAAGCTGAAGGAGCCGGACAGGCACTTCCCTACATCGCGAAGGACCACCAATGAACGACATGATCACAGTCAGAGGCTTCGTGGCCTCGGACGTGAAGACTTCCACCACAACCCGCGGCACAGCAACGGCATCGTTCCGTCTCGGAACCACCGAGCGGCGCTTCGACCGCGCGAGCAACACGTGGGTGGATGGCAACACCAATTGGTACACCGTGCAGTCATTCCGATATCTGGCCGGACACGTGGGCTGCAGCGTCAAGAAGGGGCAACGGGTCCTGGTCCTGGGAAAGCTGCGCTTGAGGCAGTGGGAGCATGAGGGGCGCACCTACCACGTCGCGGAAATTGATGCCGAGTCGGTTGGACATGACCTCATGTGGGGCTCTGCCAACTTCACCCGTATGAACGGTACGGCGGCACCCCTTGAGTCAAACCCCGTGGCTGAGGGCTCAGGCAACCCACCGGGCGGAAGCGACTGGAATGCCGGTGACGATAACGAGGACCATGTGCCTCCGGAAGAGGAATCGGTCCCGGCCGGCCTGGAGGATGCAGAAGGCGGCGGGGAACTCCTGGTGAACACCATCACGGGTGAGTTGGTGGGTGCCGCGACTTGAGAAGCGAACTGCTGCCGGGGAACGCACCCTAGAGTTGGTGCATGTCCACCGCAGCCCTTGTTGAGTCCATCCGTTCAAAGCTGCGTGCCGGGGGCGACGCCGAGCGCGCACGTGGCGCCCAGGCTTACATGAAATCCGATATGCCCTCCCTTGGCGTCAGGGTTCCCGAGGTGCGAAGGATGGTCAAATCGGCGGCCATGGAATTCCCGCCGACGTCACCGGAAGAGTTGCGAACGGCCACCCTGACGCTCTGGCGGGAAGCCGGGGCACGGGAAGAACGCTACGCGGCCATTGACCTCACCGGCCTGCGCATGGTCAAGGAGGATCTGGCCATGCTGGCGGTCTATGAGGAAATCATCCGGACAGGTGCGTGGTGGGACCTTGTGGACGGCGTTTCGCATCGGATTTGCGCACTTCTGTTGGCCCACCGGGACACCATTACCCCGCTGCTGCTTCGGTGGGCCACCGACGCGGACATGTGGATCCGCAGGGCTGCCATCACGGCGCAGCTCGGAGCGAAATCCACAACGGACACCGTGCTGCTGGCTCGAGTAATCTCGGCAAATCTGGCGGACAAGGAGTTCTTCATCCGGAAAGCCATTGGCTGGTCATTGCGCGAGTACAGCAAGACGGATCCGGAGTGGGTCCGCGGCTTCGTCGAAGAACACCGGGAAGCGTTAAGCCCGTTATCCAAGCGGGAAGCGACCCGGCTGCTGCTCACTTGACCTGCTGCTGTTCAAATGACAGGACGGTGTCCTGGCTCATCGCGCTTGCGGAACAAGCTCTTGGTCTTCGGGTCCACAAAGATCAGGTAGACAGCGAAGAGGAGCGCGATGATCGCGGCCGCGTTCCTGGCCAAGGTCAGTGCCAGGCCCAGGTCTTCACTTTGCAGGTACGGGAAGACATCCAACTGGTCGGAGATGGCGTACACCATGAAGAACGACACGATGAAGTAGACCGCCTTGACCTGCCAGTCGTTGCGGATGCCAGTAACTGCGAAGAGCGGAATCAACCACACCACGTACCAGGACTGGATCATCGGGGCGAGAATGACGATCGCAGCAAAAGCCAACGTCAATCGACGCATCAGGCGGTCGTAGTCACCGCGGAAGATCTGCCACGCAACGGCGCCGACCATGAGGACCTTCCCGGCATCGTAAACCCACTTGGCCATGCCCCAGCCGTCCAGGCCAAAGACATTGACTATGGATGCGACAACCAGGCCAATAAGGCCTACGGGCGCGTACCAGATCCAGATGCTGCCCGGAGCGGAAAGCCCGTTGATCCATCCGAACCCGAAGCCGTTCACCGCGCTCAGGGCGTACAGCAGCCCGAAGCTGATGGCCGCAGTCAGGAACCAATACAGGAATTTTCGTGGCCAGGATGCGCCCTTGCCCGCCCACAGGAGCCCGATAAACGGCAGAAACACTATGGTGATGGGCTTGACGGAGATCGAGAGAGTGACCAGGACGATGCCGAGGATGACGCGGCGGGTAGCGCAGTAATAGAGGCCCGCCAGTGCGAGTCCGATCATGAGGGCATCGTTGTGGACGCTGGCGATGAAGTTGGTCAGGAAGAGCGGATTGGCCGCAGTCAGCCACAGAGCCCGGTGCGGATTGACTCCGTGAAGCTCCGCCAGCTTGGGCACGTAGACAATGCAGAGAACGATCCCCACCAAAGCAACCAGCCGGAACAGCATGATGCTGGCTTCGGGTTGGACATTCGTAATCCAGACAACGAACTGCTCGATCCACAAGAACAACTGCCCGTACGGGACCGGAGCTTCGGTCCACATCTTGTCGGCACCCAGCTGAAAGTAGTTGGGAAGGGCAGAGATGCCGTTCTTGTACGGATTCATGCCCTCGACCATCAGACGGCCTTGGCCGATGTAAGCGTAGACATCCCTGCTGAACAAAGGGACCGTGAACATCATGGGCAGGCCCCAGGCCACCACCGCCTGAAGGGTTGCTTTCCTTGCTTCCAGACCCCAGACCCGGACTCGTTGGCCCAAACGCAGCCAGGCCCGGACCAACAGCATCCCGCCGATGGCCAAAAGAACGATGGAGAGTGCTACACCAACGCCCTCGGTCCGCATCCAGATGAAGAGCGGCAACCGCCGGAGTTCGGACACCGGCGCCAGCCAACCGACACCCAGGGAACCAAACACCATGAACATCGAACCAATGAAACCGGCGATCAGCGGCGAACGTGCGTTATCCACCTCGCTGGTTGCAGCATCCGCCGTCGGCGCTGCTGTCCCTGCCTTCTGGGCGGCGGGTACGGGCACCGTCATGTAGTCGTCATCCAATCGTTCGCCCGGTGATTTCGGGACAAAAGTTCTGCGTCTTCGGGGCTTCAGCAGCAGGAAGAAACGACACTGCCGCGCTCAAAAATCGTACCATCGGAGCACTTGGAACAGCCGGAAGGATAGGCTAGGCGCGTGCCTATTACTAATGAACGCATCGTCTGGATCGACTGCGAAATGACCGGTCTCGACCTCAAGAACGACGCCTTGATCGAAGTAGCCGCCCTGGTGACGGATTCCGAGCTCAACATCCTCGGTGACGGCGTCGACGTCGTCATCAAACCCGATGATGCCGCGCTGGAACAAATGAACGATTTCGTTCGCGACATGCATACCCGGTCCAAGCTCCTGGACGAACTCCCGTTCGGAAAGACCATGGCCGAGGCTGAAGCCCAGGTTCTGGAATACATCGAGAAATGGGTTCCGGATCCCCGCAAGGCGCCCCTGGGTGGCAACTCCGTGGGAACGGACCGCATGTTCCTGGCCCGGGACATGCCGAACATCGTCGAGCACCTGCACTACCGCGTCATTGATGTCAGCACCATCAAGGAGCTTTCACGACGCTGGTTCCCGCGCGCCTACTTCCAGTCGCCGGCAAAGCATGGTGGCCACCGCGCGCTGGGTGACATCAAGGACTCCATCGACGAACTCCGCTACTACCGCGAGGCCGTCTTTGTTCCGGCTCCGGGTCCCGATACCGCCACGGCCCAGCGCATTTCCAAGGAGATCATCGCCAGCGCCGAAACCCTTGGATCCAGCGAGACGGTGTGATCTGCGCCATTTTTGAAGGTTTTTTCGCCAAAACCGGCAAAAGTGGACTTTGCACCCCCAAACAGCAGGTAAGCTATTTGTCGTTGCCTTCGAGGAAAGCCGGTCAAACGGACTGACCACGGAAGGCACATGGTGGGCTTAGCTCAGTTGGCAGAGCGCCTGGTTGTGGTCCAGGAGGTCGCGGGTTCAACCCCCGTAGCTCACCCCACCGAGATTGGCTGCAGAGCCGGTTTCCACAAAGGCCGCACCGGTTATCCGGTGCGGCCTTTGCTTTTAACCCGGATCCGGAACATCCCGGACCCCAGCGATCACCAGAGGAAGAACCGACATGACCGTCCTGCCAGTCACCATATGGGGCGAACCCGTCTTGCACCGCCGGGCAAGCGAAGTGGAAGTCTTCGACGACGAACTGCGCACCTTGATTGCGGACATGTTCGAGACCAATGACGCCGCGAACGGCGTCGGGCTTGCCGCTCCCCAGGTCGGCGTAGGCAAGCGCATCTTCGTCTACAAGTACGACAACGACGACGACGTCCCGCCGCAGGGCGTAGTGGTCAATCCGGTACTGACCCTGTCCAAAGTCTCAGGTGCCCTTCCCGATCCCGACGAAGACGTCGAAGGCTGCTTGTCCTTTCCTGGCGAGTACTACCCTTTGCAGCGCGCCGAATGGACGCGGGTCCAAGGTTTTGATGGCGACGGCAACCCCGTTGAATTCGAAGCGACGGGCTGGTTCGCCCGGATCATCCAGCACGAGTTCGACCACTTGGATGGCAAGCTCTACGTGAACCGCCTCGTGGACCGTTACTCCAAGAAGGCCATGAAGCATGCCAAGAAGAACGGCTGGGGCGTGCCCGGCCTGACGTGGATGCCCGGCGTCGACCCTGATCCTTTCGGACACTGACCCATGGTGACCGCCACCCACACCGGGCTGTTCACGCTTCTGGGAATCAGCGCCGAGGACGCGCAGGAGTGCGCGCGTCTGCTGGCCACCCCACCTGACAATGGCGTTATCCGGTCCCTCGAGGCCCTGCAGGCGCGGCTTGGCACCTTTCCATTGGACAGCATCAAGGAAGAGGACGCATCGGAGGCGGCCTGGATCGAAGCACTCCTGCGCTTCGCACCCGTCGTCCATGACTACCACCTGAAGTTGGGCATCAGTTCTGCTGTTTCCGCGGCGTCACTGGCCGATGTGGGCTTGCAACTGCGGATCAACCGACGGGTTCACGGCCGGTTCGGATTGGATACATGGGGTTGGCTGACGCTTCATATGGCCGGCAACCTCTTCCGGCTTGGCAGGCTGCAGTTCCACCTCGTCCCGGCCGATGGTGCTGCCTCGGGATGGGTGTTGGGTGTGCATATCCCGGAGGACGGTGGCCTCTCCCCTGCCCTGGTGGACGAGAGTTTTGCCCAAGCCCGCGCCTTTTTCACCCGTCACTTTCCGGACAAGCCGGCAGCCGTGGCCACCTGCGATTCATGGATGTTGGATCCGTACCTCTCGGAGCGGCTCCCGAACAGCAACATCGCCTCATTTGCGAGGCGGTTCACGGTTGACCGCTGCACCGATGCACCAACCGACGCTGTCTACTTCACCTTCCGTCAGCGGGGCTTGGTGGACCTGGACAAACTCCCCCGGGAAACGTCGCTGCAGCGGGTGGTCCTGCAGCGGATCGACGACGGCGGCACCTGGCAACTCGGGCACGGTCACCTGGCGTTGTAGATCGTCTGCTGTCCGGGGCAGGAGGAGAGCACGCCTTTCATGGCGTCCTTTTCAGCCTGGGTCACCCATAGGTGATAAGCGGTCTTTACCGAGATCTGCCGGGCAACGTAGTGGCAACGGAAGTTTTTGTTGGCGGGCAACCAGGTGGCGGCATCGCCTGCCCCCTTCTTGACGTTCGCCGGGCCATCGGCCGCGATGAGGTTCAGGGGGTCGTTGGCGAGGGTCTGCCGCTGCTGCACGGTCAGCTGCTGGGCTCCCTTCTGCCAGGCATCGGCCAGGGCAACCACGTGGTCGATCTGCACCGCAGAGCTGGTGTCCTGTCCCCTTTCGAAGGACACCTGCCGCCCCGTGTAGGGCTCGTTCAGCATGCCGGAAGCAACTTTGCAGGAGGAACCTTCAGTGAACCTGACCGCCGTCAGGTCACGACGAAGGATGTCGTTCCTGGTATCGCACCCGTTCCGGTCCGCATCGGCCCAGGCCTGCCCGAAGGCGGCCCTGTCGTAGTCGGATTTCGCAGCCCGGCCTTTGACCGGCAGGCGCTCCAGGGCGTCTGTGGCTTTTTCGGGGGCTACCGCTGCCGCGCCGCGGACCGGTTTCATCCACTCGGGGTTGTAGACCGGAGCTTCACTCGGTCCGGACTGCGCAGGCTGGGCTGCATCGAATTGGCCCGTGGTGAAGTACCAGGACAGCCCCGCAACAATGGTGGCGGCAGCCAGGGCGAGAACAGCCCATGCTTGGCGTGACCGACGTCGGGCGCGTTTGTAGGCGGACCAGGTGATGCTCAAGGGACTCCATCCAGTGGGGCAGGTGTGTCCTACGAGCGTATGGCAAGGCCCCGACAGCCAGAGTCGGTATCCACAGTGTGTAGGAGAAGTCACACTGTGGAGGCCGGAAGCGGAACCCTTATTGCTCGCGCATCACGCGTTGGAGATCCTCGGCAGCCACTTCCAGAAGTCCGCGCAGTTGCTCCACACGCTCGTCGGAGACGTCTCCGGCAGCGTTGGCCGCGACTGCTTGATCCAGAAGCTTCTGTGCTTGCTTATGGTTGGCCTTGGCGACATCCAAGGCGTGTTCGAGCGTGGTCTCATGTTCGATGGTTGATTCGTTGTCCATGAGTGCCATTCTGCTCAGGTTTCCCGGCCGATTCCAGTGACCCGGCCGGGAAACCCGTGAGAACTGCGTGGGTATCAGGCGTCAGCAGTTTCCAGTACAGCAATGGGAGCGATGACGTCCTTGGCGGGGAACGACGGCGGGTTCACACCGGCCATTTCTTCCATGACCCGGACAACCTGGCAGGAGTAGCCGAACTCGTTGTCGTACCAGACGTACAGCACGAGGTTCTTGTCGTTGGAGATGGTCGCAAGTCCGTCAACGATGCCGGCCCGGCGGGATCCAACGAAGTCGGTGGAAACCACGTCAGGGGAATCGATGTAGTCGATCTGCTTGCGGAGATCGGAGTGGAGGGACATTTCGCGGAGGTAGTCGTTGACTTCCTCACGCGTGGTGCCGTTCTCAAGGTTGAGGTTCAGGATGGCCATGGACACGTCCGGGGTGGGTACGCGGATGGCATTGCCCGTGAGCTTACCCTGCAGTTCGGGAAGGGCCTTGGCGACAGCTTTTGCAGCACCGGTCTCGGTGATCACCATGTTCAGCGCAGCCGAGCGTCCACGGCGGTCACCCTTGTGGAAGTTGTCGATCAGGTTCTGGTCGTTCGTGAACGAGTGGACCGTCTCGACGTGGCCGTGGATGATGCCGAACTTGTCGTTGATGGCCTTCAGCACAGGGGTGATGGCATTGGTGGTGCAGGACGCGGCGGTGACGATCTTGTCGTCGTCGTTGATGTCGCGGTGGTTGATACCGTGCACGATGTTCTTGAGCTCGCCCTTGCCCGGCGCCGTCAGCAGGACGCGGGCAACGCCCTTGCTCTGCAGGTGCTGGGAGAGGCCATCGGTGTCGCGCCAGCGTCCCGTGTTGTCGACAACCAGTGCATCCTTGATGCCGTACGCGGTGTAGTCGACAGTCGCGGGGTTGTCCGAGTAGATGACCTGGATCTGGACACCGTTGGCCGTGATGGTGTTGGCTTCCTCATCCACGCGGATGGTGCCTTCGAAGGAGCCGTGGACGGAGTCGCGGCGCAGCAGGCTCGCGCGCTTGACGAGGTCGTTGTCAGCACCCTTGCGAACCACGATGGCGCGCAGGCGAAGACCGTGGCCACCGCCGGCCTTTTCGATCAGGAGGCGGGCCAGCAAGCGGCCGATGCGTCCAAAACCGTAAAGAACGACGTCGGTGCTGGTGCGGTCATCAGCGCCGCGCCTGCCCACGATCTCGGCCAGTTCTGACCGCAAGTACTCATCCAGCGAGGCGCCGTTGCCTTCTGCCCGGTACTTCTCCGTCAAGCGTGCGATGTCGATGGCTGCGGCACCGAGTTCAAGCTCAGAAAGGGCGTTGAGCAGGGGTGCGGTCTCTTCGAGCAGGAGCTCGTGGTTGCTCATCCGGCGTGCAAAGCGGTGGGCCTTGAGGATGTTCATGGTGGACTTGTTGATCAAGCTCCGGCCGTGGATGCTGGTGACCACGTTGTTTTCCCGGTACAACCGGCCGATCACCGGAATCATGGCCTCGGCGAGAGCCTCCCGGCCCATCCACTTATCAAGACAAGAATCTGACGTCTGGCTCACAGAACTACCTTCCTTGGGTCAACCACATACGTCCTCGTATGCAGATGGCAGCGGCCGCCCGGAGTAATCCTGCGGCACATGCGCCAGCGGGCTTCGGTCCACCCACAGCGCCTTGAACGAGAGCAAAGAAAATCCGCCGGCTGCGAACGCAGTCCCGGCGGCAGAACATCTACGTTCAGTAACCATTCTAGGCGGGAAGGGCCGGGCATAGTCGTCCCGGAGGCGTGAAATCACTCACACGCCCGCGATTCCGGCAGTCATAAATGGATGGGTTGACCGATACGCCGGGTTCTGTCATCCGTTGTCGTTGCCAACAATGGAGTAGCGGCCATCCATCTACGGACGCCGTTGCCGACGCCCTCCAGCGGCCTACCCGGACACTCGGGCGAGCAGCCCTCGAACGTGTCCTGTCTGGCCTTGCTCCGGGTGGGGTTTACCTAGCCTCCCCGGTCACCCGGGGAGCTGGTGGTCTCTTACACCACCGTTTCACCCTTACCTGCTGCAACCGGTGCAATACCGGAAACGCAGGCGGTCTGTTCTCTGTGGCACTGGCCTGCGGGTTACCCCGAGTGGGCGTTACCCACCACCCTGCTCTGCGGAGCCCGGACGTTCCTCGAGCCACTTTCGTGACGCGCGACCGCCTGGTCAACCCATCCGCCCTACAGTCTACCGGCGTCCGGGCGGCCCAAGTCACCGGTAATATCGACTGGTGCTGATTCTGCTGCCGCCTTCAGAAGGCAAGACCCCCGCCGCCAAAGGCCCCGCCATTGACTGGGAGTCGTTGAGCTTTCCGGAACTTAACCCGTACCGGGCCAAGGTCCTTGAAGCGCTGGGAACCGTGAGCGCGCACGAGGACGCACTCGCGTTGCTGGGCGTCGGCGCCTCCCTGCGGGACGACGTCGAACGTAATACCCGCCTCCATGCCGAACCGGCAGCCCCTGCGCACCAGGTGTACTCCGGCGTGCTGTACGACGCCTTGGGCTTCAAAACCATGACGCCGGCCCAGCGGCGCAAGGCGACCGAATCCATCCTGGTGGTCTCGGCGCTCTGGGGCGCCATCGGCTTCGGCGACCACGTGCCGGCCTACCGCCTGTCCATGGGAACCGCACTGCCCGACGTCGGACGCCTTGCCTCCTACTGGAAGCCGCAGCTTAACGCCGCACTGGCCAAACGCTCGGAAGGAGAGCTGCTGATCGATTGCCGCTCGAGCACCTACGCCGCGGCGTGGGCTCCCCCCGCGGAGCAGACGGTAAACGTCAATGTTTTCAACGAGGCCAATGGCAAGCGGACGGTGGTGAGCCACTTCGCAAAGCACACCCGGGGTGAGCTGGCGCGGCACTTGCTGACGAGGCGCGGCAAGGCACCGGCAACTCCCCAACAACTCCTGAAGGCAGCAAGCGAGCACTGGACCACCGAACTCGTCGAGGGCACTGCCCGCAAGCCGCATGCGCTGAACATTATCCTGACGAGCTAGGCCCGCGGAATCCGCAGCAGGGTCAGTTCCACTCCGCCGATCGAACCAGGATGACGCCGGAGTCCGGGCAGAATACGATGTCGTCTTCGGCAGCGGCTTTGACCTCGGCGAGGTCGCCTGGGCTGAGCATCATCCCCGAGCCTTCGGACTTGCCGTGGAACAGGCGGGCAGCACCGACGCCCCGCTTGGCGATGGTCTTCTCGTAGACTGCGAGCATCCCCGTATCCAAGGCTTCGGCGAAGGCTGCCCGCTGTCCGCGGACCACCGTTTCCTCAGCAGCGATCTCCGCGATAGCTTCATCCAGCTCCGCACGGATACTTCCAAAAGAGCCCTGGATGTCATCGGCGATGGCCTGCTGGGCAGCTTGGCGTTCACGCAGGGTGTCCAGGCGCTCCAGGATCTCCAGTTCAACGTCTTCGAGGTCTGAACGGCGCTTGGACAACGAGGCAATGTCGTTCTGCAGCGCCACCAGGTCCTTGGACAGGCCGGTCCCGCTGTTGAGCCTGGTTTCGTCGCGCTCGATGCGGGAGGCAACCTGTTCGACGTCGGCTTCCGCCCTGCGGAGTTCGGCCTCGGCGTCGTGGACGGCTACTTTGGCAGCCCCCAGTTCACCGTTGGCTACTGCGAGGGCATCGGTCAGGTCAGTAATGCGGGGATCGTTTTCCAGCACTTTCCGGCGGCCGGCCAGCGATTTGAGCTTGGCATCCAGTCCCTGCAGTTCAAGCAATTTCATTTGTTCTGCCGGTGCTGCTTTTGCCACGCTTACCTCCGCTTGTCGCCGCCGGCCCTGGAGATCAGGTCCGGATCTTTCCTAGACTCTAGTCGCCGCCGGGAGTCAGTATGAAGTCCCACGGGTCGCTGTTGGTACTGCTGACGCGGATATCGACGTCGTAGCCTTGGTCCGCGAGGACGTTGCCCAGCGCTTCGGCCGCCGCGGGAAGCCACAGCCATTCGCTGGCGAAGTGGGAAACGTCAATCAAGTAGGGACGACCGTTGGTGGCCCCTTCCCTGGCTTCCGATGCCGGGTGATGGCGCATATCCGCTGTGACGTAGACATCTGC
Proteins encoded:
- the mptB gene encoding polyprenol phosphomannose-dependent alpha 1,6 mannosyltransferase MptB, whose protein sequence is MTVPVPAAQKAGTAAPTADAATSEVDNARSPLIAGFIGSMFMVFGSLGVGWLAPVSELRRLPLFIWMRTEGVGVALSIVLLAIGGMLLVRAWLRLGQRVRVWGLEARKATLQAVVAWGLPMMFTVPLFSRDVYAYIGQGRLMVEGMNPYKNGISALPNYFQLGADKMWTEAPVPYGQLFLWIEQFVVWITNVQPEASIMLFRLVALVGIVLCIVYVPKLAELHGVNPHRALWLTAANPLFLTNFIASVHNDALMIGLALAGLYYCATRRVILGIVLVTLSISVKPITIVFLPFIGLLWAGKGASWPRKFLYWFLTAAISFGLLYALSAVNGFGFGWINGLSAPGSIWIWYAPVGLIGLVVASIVNVFGLDGWGMAKWVYDAGKVLMVGAVAWQIFRGDYDRLMRRLTLAFAAIVILAPMIQSWYVVWLIPLFAVTGIRNDWQVKAVYFIVSFFMVYAISDQLDVFPYLQSEDLGLALTLARNAAAIIALLFAVYLIFVDPKTKSLFRKRDEPGHRPVI
- a CDS encoding glyceraldehyde-3-phosphate dehydrogenase, which gives rise to MGREALAEAMIPVIGRLYRENNVVTSIHGRSLINKSTMNILKAHRFARRMSNHELLLEETAPLLNALSELELGAAAIDIARLTEKYRAEGNGASLDEYLRSELAEIVGRRGADDRTSTDVVLYGFGRIGRLLARLLIEKAGGGHGLRLRAIVVRKGADNDLVKRASLLRRDSVHGSFEGTIRVDEEANTITANGVQIQVIYSDNPATVDYTAYGIKDALVVDNTGRWRDTDGLSQHLQSKGVARVLLTAPGKGELKNIVHGINHRDINDDDKIVTAASCTTNAITPVLKAINDKFGIIHGHVETVHSFTNDQNLIDNFHKGDRRGRSAALNMVITETGAAKAVAKALPELQGKLTGNAIRVPTPDVSMAILNLNLENGTTREEVNDYLREMSLHSDLRKQIDYIDSPDVVSTDFVGSRRAGIVDGLATISNDKNLVLYVWYDNEFGYSCQVVRVMEEMAGVNPPSFPAKDVIAPIAVLETADA
- a CDS encoding DNA alkylation repair protein, which encodes MSTAALVESIRSKLRAGGDAERARGAQAYMKSDMPSLGVRVPEVRRMVKSAAMEFPPTSPEELRTATLTLWREAGAREERYAAIDLTGLRMVKEDLAMLAVYEEIIRTGAWWDLVDGVSHRICALLLAHRDTITPLLLRWATDADMWIRRAAITAQLGAKSTTDTVLLARVISANLADKEFFIRKAIGWSLREYSKTDPEWVRGFVEEHREALSPLSKREATRLLLT
- a CDS encoding DUF6993 domain-containing protein, with product MLATTKTVESTLKNLVAGNPKPDRESLRAALVSAGIPEGNLEVSVSRTPTGLDVDAMEAAALSGKSCVMGQIRDGGVVVTVLPVLATGKCFVGDAR
- the orn gene encoding oligoribonuclease, translated to MTGLDLKNDALIEVAALVTDSELNILGDGVDVVIKPDDAALEQMNDFVRDMHTRSKLLDELPFGKTMAEAEAQVLEYIEKWVPDPRKAPLGGNSVGTDRMFLARDMPNIVEHLHYRVIDVSTIKELSRRWFPRAYFQSPAKHGGHRALGDIKDSIDELRYYREAVFVPAPGPDTATAQRISKEIIASAETLGSSETV
- a CDS encoding SRPBCC domain-containing protein, whose protein sequence is MGGEVEDAVASTTINSQPEKVWEALTDPALIKQYFLGTHVTTTWKVGDPITYSGEYHGTGYKDTGTVLVFDPPVRLKTTHFTPSSGLADIPENHHTVEYVLDRTPGGTTVTITQGNNSSEDEVASSTATWELVLGNLKEFLESAPEKNTLLGGNQGG
- a CDS encoding single-stranded DNA-binding protein, which codes for MNDMITVRGFVASDVKTSTTTRGTATASFRLGTTERRFDRASNTWVDGNTNWYTVQSFRYLAGHVGCSVKKGQRVLVLGKLRLRQWEHEGRTYHVAEIDAESVGHDLMWGSANFTRMNGTAAPLESNPVAEGSGNPPGGSDWNAGDDNEDHVPPEEESVPAGLEDAEGGGELLVNTITGELVGAAT
- a CDS encoding acyltransferase domain-containing protein is translated as MVTATHTGLFTLLGISAEDAQECARLLATPPDNGVIRSLEALQARLGTFPLDSIKEEDASEAAWIEALLRFAPVVHDYHLKLGISSAVSAASLADVGLQLRINRRVHGRFGLDTWGWLTLHMAGNLFRLGRLQFHLVPADGAASGWVLGVHIPEDGGLSPALVDESFAQARAFFTRHFPDKPAAVATCDSWMLDPYLSERLPNSNIASFARRFTVDRCTDAPTDAVYFTFRQRGLVDLDKLPRETSLQRVVLQRIDDGGTWQLGHGHLAL
- the def gene encoding peptide deformylase translates to MTVLPVTIWGEPVLHRRASEVEVFDDELRTLIADMFETNDAANGVGLAAPQVGVGKRIFVYKYDNDDDVPPQGVVVNPVLTLSKVSGALPDPDEDVEGCLSFPGEYYPLQRAEWTRVQGFDGDGNPVEFEATGWFARIIQHEFDHLDGKLYVNRLVDRYSKKAMKHAKKNGWGVPGLTWMPGVDPDPFGH
- a CDS encoding HNH endonuclease family protein, giving the protein MSITWSAYKRARRRSRQAWAVLALAAATIVAGLSWYFTTGQFDAAQPAQSGPSEAPVYNPEWMKPVRGAAAVAPEKATDALERLPVKGRAAKSDYDRAAFGQAWADADRNGCDTRNDILRRDLTAVRFTEGSSCKVASGMLNEPYTGRQVSFERGQDTSSAVQIDHVVALADAWQKGAQQLTVQQRQTLANDPLNLIAADGPANVKKGAGDAATWLPANKNFRCHYVARQISVKTAYHLWVTQAEKDAMKGVLSSCPGQQTIYNAR